A genome region from Candidatus Parcubacteria bacterium includes the following:
- a CDS encoding peptidoglycan bridge formation glycyltransferase FemA/FemB family protein — MNSMLKVKEIIQKEIWEDFLLGCDEKTFLDSWNWGEFQKKMGQKIWRFGIYLSAEALAKEDEVSNLLTVALVIKIQAKRGSFLLVPHGPVIKINKGRASVITEARPLKALLDKLKEIAKQEKCSFIRISPVFQKNQENIKVFKDLGFRQAPIHMHPEASWKLDISESEQELLMNMRKTTRYLIKQAQKNKDLEIIQSSNIKDIEIFNKLYQKVVKSQHFIPFSLDYLKQEFLSFQQDNQISLFFVKYNKEIIASAFVLFWSKIGFYHHAALSPKYHKIPAAYLLQWEAIKEAKKRGCVLYDFWGYVNPKDQPRHPWAGPTLFKMGFGGKAYEYVKTQDLVLSPKYWLTYIIEKIRKTKRGL; from the coding sequence ATGAATAGTATGTTAAAAGTCAAAGAAATTATTCAAAAAGAAATTTGGGAGGATTTTCTTTTAGGATGTGATGAAAAGACATTTCTGGATTCTTGGAATTGGGGAGAGTTTCAAAAAAAAATGGGCCAAAAAATTTGGCGCTTTGGAATTTACTTGTCCGCCGAAGCTTTAGCGAAGGAGGATGAAGTATCTAATCTCCTTACAGTAGCTTTGGTGATTAAAATTCAGGCAAAAAGAGGATCATTTTTGCTTGTGCCGCACGGACCCGTAATTAAGATTAATAAAGGACGGGCTTCTGTAATTACAGAAGCCCGTCCTTTGAAAGCTTTATTAGACAAATTAAAAGAGATTGCCAAACAAGAAAAATGCAGTTTTATTAGGATAAGTCCGGTGTTTCAGAAAAATCAAGAAAATATTAAAGTTTTTAAAGATTTAGGTTTTAGACAAGCGCCAATACATATGCATCCTGAAGCGAGCTGGAAATTAGATATTTCAGAGTCAGAACAAGAACTTTTAATGAATATGCGGAAAACAACCCGTTATTTAATTAAACAGGCCCAAAAAAATAAAGATCTTGAAATAATTCAAAGCAGCAACATAAAAGATATTGAAATTTTTAACAAACTTTATCAAAAAGTGGTTAAATCCCAGCATTTTATCCCTTTTTCTTTAGATTATTTAAAGCAGGAGTTTTTGTCATTTCAGCAGGATAATCAAATATCTTTGTTTTTTGTAAAATATAATAAAGAAATAATTGCTTCAGCATTTGTGCTTTTTTGGTCAAAGATTGGTTTTTATCATCACGCGGCTTTATCTCCGAAATATCACAAAATCCCGGCTGCATATCTTTTACAATGGGAAGCGATAAAAGAAGCAAAAAAGAGAGGATGTGTTTTATATGATTTTTGGGGCTATGTTAATCCAAAAGACCAGCCCAGGCATCCGTGGGCAGGGCCAACATTATTTAAAATGGGATTTGGAGGAAAAGCGTATGAATATGTCAAAACCCAGGATTTGGTTTTATCGCCGAAATATTGGCTCACTTATATTATTGAAAAAATAAGAAAAACAAAACGCGGACTTTGA
- a CDS encoding FtsQ-type POTRA domain-containing protein, with the protein MKKSQYFREPHRIKRKKSLLKNKFFWIGILVLAIVVLLSYFLFFHSFFKIDKIEISGNEKLKTEQIENLIEKNKNIFLFNTEKNKNKILENFPEVVEIYIEKDFPRSIKIQVEERKPVAVFCQNQEYFFIDKKGIVYEKAESNSMLKIKNLTFDRELELGNEVLAENELKQILYIQSRIEDDLEIQIELAEIVSASRLNIQISEGWQIYFNTQRALDWQLTELKLVLEKKIPQEKREGLEYIDLRFEKVYYK; encoded by the coding sequence ATGAAAAAAAGTCAATACTTTAGAGAACCGCATAGGATAAAAAGAAAAAAATCTTTGCTAAAAAACAAGTTTTTTTGGATTGGAATTTTGGTTCTGGCAATAGTTGTTTTGCTTTCTTACTTTTTATTTTTTCATTCATTTTTTAAAATAGACAAGATAGAGATTTCCGGCAATGAGAAATTAAAAACAGAACAAATTGAAAACTTAATAGAAAAAAATAAAAATATTTTTTTGTTTAATACAGAAAAAAATAAAAATAAAATTTTAGAAAATTTTCCTGAAGTTGTAGAAATTTATATAGAAAAAGATTTTCCAAGAAGCATCAAAATTCAGGTTGAAGAAAGAAAACCAGTAGCTGTTTTTTGTCAAAACCAAGAGTATTTTTTTATTGATAAAAAAGGGATTGTTTATGAAAAAGCAGAATCAAACAGTATGCTTAAAATAAAAAATTTAACGTTTGATAGAGAATTAGAATTAGGCAATGAAGTTTTAGCGGAAAATGAATTAAAACAGATTTTATATATACAATCAAGGATAGAAGATGATTTAGAAATCCAAATTGAATTAGCTGAGATTGTCTCTGCTTCAAGATTAAATATTCAGATATCTGAAGGATGGCAGATTTATTTTAATACTCAAAGAGCTCTTGATTGGCAGCTCACTGAATTAAAACTGGTTTTAGAAAAAAAAATCCCTCAAGAAAAAAGAGAGGGATTAGAATATATTGATTTAAGATTTGAAAAAGTTTATTACAAGTGA
- a CDS encoding glycosyltransferase family 39 protein, whose product MNMSNKITYIIAGILLFVMFFTAFLSIKDDTLTFDEVSHIPSGYSYLTQKDYRLNAEHPPLIKDLAAFPLLFLDLNFPKDHSSWIQEGNPVWWLQFDFGNQFLYHSENDPDKILFWSRLPMILLLVLLGLLIFLWTKNSFGNKAALLALFLFSFSPTFLAHGRLVTTDVGAAFGVVLATCFWLKFLKEPVKKNIVLAGLAFGVSMLLKFSLILLLPFFGIITLIYALYEKKLLKYIALSFLVLIIGMIFIVWPVYQYHILNYPIEKQIRDTEFLLSTTTVPKPLADLNIAMISNPATRPFSQYFLGIIMVLNRSTTGNTTYFLGEISAAGWKTYFPVVYSIKEPLTLHILSIIALLGLAWHIREPFWKKPFQRIKEWIKSHFAEFSMLLFIIIYWATSLTSNLNIGVRHLLPTFPFIFILISIAITKYLKEPFLKIKYGILAVLIFWQAGSVMAVSPHFLAYFNELASGPDNGYLYVTDSNLDWGQDLKRLKKWCDDNNVNKIYLDYFGGGNPEYYLKEKYVPWHGTQDLNDMLKTNYLAVSVNSLQGGRAEPVKGFDQPSNHYRWLDKYQPITKIGYSIFVYYIE is encoded by the coding sequence ATAAATATGTCTAATAAAATTACTTACATTATTGCCGGCATACTGTTATTTGTAATGTTTTTTACTGCTTTTTTAAGCATCAAAGATGATACATTAACCTTTGATGAAGTTTCTCATATTCCTTCCGGCTATTCATACTTAACTCAAAAAGATTACCGTTTAAACGCTGAACATCCGCCTTTAATAAAGGACTTAGCCGCTTTCCCGCTTCTCTTTTTAGATCTTAATTTTCCCAAAGACCACAGTTCCTGGATACAGGAAGGAAATCCTGTTTGGTGGCTTCAATTTGACTTCGGAAACCAATTCCTATACCATTCTGAAAATGATCCTGACAAAATCTTGTTTTGGTCCCGCCTGCCAATGATTTTACTTTTAGTTCTTTTGGGATTATTGATTTTTTTATGGACAAAAAACAGCTTTGGAAACAAAGCAGCTTTATTGGCTCTATTTCTATTTTCTTTCTCGCCTACCTTCTTGGCCCATGGAAGATTAGTAACTACTGATGTTGGAGCTGCTTTTGGAGTTGTTTTAGCAACTTGTTTCTGGTTAAAATTCTTGAAAGAACCAGTAAAAAAGAACATAGTTTTAGCCGGCTTGGCATTTGGTGTTTCAATGCTTTTAAAATTTTCTTTAATTTTATTGCTTCCTTTTTTTGGGATTATAACTTTAATTTATGCCTTATATGAAAAGAAGCTGCTTAAATATATTGCTTTATCTTTTCTTGTCTTAATAATTGGAATGATTTTTATTGTCTGGCCTGTCTATCAATACCACATTCTAAATTACCCGATTGAAAAACAGATAAGAGATACTGAATTTCTTCTTTCCACAACAACTGTTCCTAAACCATTAGCAGATTTAAACATAGCAATGATCTCCAATCCGGCAACAAGGCCGTTTTCCCAATACTTTTTAGGCATAATAATGGTTCTTAATAGAAGCACTACTGGAAATACAACTTATTTTCTTGGAGAGATTTCAGCTGCTGGATGGAAAACCTATTTCCCTGTTGTTTATTCAATTAAAGAACCCCTAACTCTTCATATTTTATCCATTATCGCTCTCTTAGGCCTGGCTTGGCATATCAGGGAACCATTTTGGAAAAAACCATTTCAAAGAATCAAAGAATGGATAAAATCTCATTTTGCTGAATTTTCAATGCTTTTATTTATTATTATTTATTGGGCAACAAGCTTAACATCTAATTTAAATATTGGAGTGCGCCATTTGCTGCCAACTTTTCCTTTTATTTTTATTTTAATAAGCATAGCAATAACAAAATATTTAAAAGAACCATTTTTAAAAATAAAATATGGCATATTGGCTGTTTTAATTTTCTGGCAGGCAGGTTCAGTAATGGCTGTTTCTCCTCATTTTCTTGCTTACTTTAATGAATTAGCTAGCGGACCTGATAATGGATATTTATATGTTACTGATTCAAATCTTGATTGGGGTCAGGACTTAAAGCGCTTGAAAAAATGGTGTGATGATAATAATGTAAATAAAATTTACCTTGATTATTTTGGCGGAGGCAATCCTGAATACTATCTAAAAGAAAAATACGTCCCATGGCATGGCACGCAAGATCTTAATGATATGTTAAAAACAAATTATTTAGCTGTTTCAGTGAACTCTTTGCAAGGCGGCAGAGCTGAACCAGTTAAGGGCTTTGACCAGCCCTCAAACCATTATCGCTGGCTTGACAAATACCAGCCTATTACCAAAATCGGCTATTCCATCTTTGTATACTACATTGAATAA